AGTTCCCGCAGACCGAGCTGGTGAAGCTGATCCTCCAGGAGCAGCAGGGAGCTGTTAAGGGCACCGAGCCGCCTGCCCAggcctgcctgccctcccagcaGCTTCTCCAGCAGGGCTGCCTGTGTCTGACTGGTGCTGTTGGTTTCCCGTagcccagcccagagcccagccacATGTCTGGAAAGGCCGTCTCGCAGGCCCTGCAGTCCCCCAGCCACCGTGTCCAACCGCTCACAGACTCCCTCAAGGCGGCCCAGTCGCCCCTCCAGGCTGGGGCACTGGCCAGCCTGTGCCTGTCCCTCTTCCAGGCCTCGGAAGCGCTCCTCACTCTCCGTCACATGCTCTGTGGCCTCCTGCTGCAGCCTGTTAATCTCAGAGATGATGCGGTCTTTGGTGGCTCCCAGGTCAGCCAGATCAGCGCCCTGGCCCTCCACGGTGGTCTGGAGCTCATGCAGTGAGTCATTGAGGGAGCTGAAGGTGAGAATAACCTCAGAAAGCTCTCCTTGCAGGGCCTGCAGGGCTGAACCTGAGCTTCCTCCAAACACACTGAAACCATCAAGAGGCCCACGGCTTGGTCCCCCAGCACCTGGACCAGCCCCAGGGCCCCGCGGGGGTAACAGTGGGCAGGAACAGCGTTCCACACCATCCCGAAGGCGGCCCAGTTCCTCTTGGACACCACCACAGGTCCCACAGCCCTCATCTCCACGGGCCTGCAGCAGATCCTCCAGCTGGCCCAGCCGTGTGGCTGTGAGATTCAGCTGCACTGTGAACTCTGCAGCTGTCTCATCTTGTGCATCAACACGACCCTGGAGCTGGCCCACAACCCCTTGCAGTCCTTCCAGTGCACCCTGCTGGGCCTCCCCAGCTACTTCCACCTTGTGCAGTCCTGAGCCCACCAGAAGCAGCTGCCCCTCGCTGTCCAGCATCCTGCGCTCCAAGGTACTGAGGATCTCACTGACCTGGGAGTCCTGCTCCCCTGGGGATCCAGAACAGAGCTGCCCACATGCTTGCACAGCCCCTGCCACCTGCTCTTCCAGCAGATCCAGCCGCCCACTCAGCTCCCCACTCACATTGGTCAATAGTCCCTCCAGCTTCTCTAGCTGGCCATGGGCAGCAGGCAGCCAGCGGCCCAGACCCCCAGGATGCCTCGGCCagccctcctcctgctcctccgaAGGACCCAGGGTGGAGTTGAATCGGTCCTCCAGGCGAGAGAGCCGGGAAGCTAAGCTGGTATAGCCTGGGGGGTGGCCCCCCTGCCCAGCTGCTCCTCCGAGCTCAGTGGCTCGCCTCCCACTCAGCACTGTCACTGAGCCGGCCACTACATCCAGTCTCCGCTCCAGCTCTGCCAGCCGCCGGCCCAGCTCTGGAGGGCAGCATTCCTGCGGGGGCCTGCGACCCAGGGCCTGCCCAGCGAGCTGCCTCTGCCGCTCTTCTACAGAGGCCAGCAGCTTCTCCAGTGCTCGAAGCCGCTCTCTGTCGTCCTGCTGCTGCCGGCGGAAGCCGTCCAGCCCTGCCAGGCACACAGAGCAGGACTCCTGCAGCCGCTGCTCCAGCCCCCGCAGTGGCTCCTCACTGTGGCCAGGAGGGAGCGGGGCTGGGTCCAGTgccctgctgccaccaccaccaccaccaccactgtgaTGGTTGTTAAGATGGCCCAGCTCCTGGTCGTGGGTGGAGACACGGTTATCCAGGAGCTGCAGCTGCTGCTGGATTTCGTTTAGGGTTTCGTGCACGCCAGGGCGGGCAGCTGCATCTGCTAGCTGCTGCCTCCCATTAAAGGCTGTCTCCACAGCCTTCTGGACATCTTCCGCCAGGCGCCCACTCAGTCCCTGCAGGATACCCCGAAGGCCTTGCAGCTCCTTTGTCAGGCTCTGCACCTGCTCCTCTAGCTGCTGCACCTTCTCTGACTCCCCAGGACCTGGAGAGATGGGAAGGCATAAGGCAGAGGGCTGGACCTCAGAGCTCGGTCCACCTCCTAGGGCCTGCTCTCCCCAGCTCCAGCAAGAGCTGAGGTCCTAGCAGATTTTGGCCACTCCTTAGCTGGGTGACTTgagcaaaaagaaggaaactcCATTCACTGAATGCCTCCTGGCCAAATATTCCCTCTTACAACTCCATTGGGCAGATACCATTAGCTCTTCCCATTTTGTAGATTAGGAAACAAAgtccagagagattaagtaactggCCCTGGATTACAAATTTAATAAGTGGCAGGGCCAAGTTTCAAATGCAAATCATCTGTTTGACCACCAACCCCACATCCTTTCTACTGTCCAGAGTGCCTCTTTACTTTACGGAAActgtctcatctgtgaaatgggaaaaacATTATGTCGCTCCCTCAGGACAAGTGAAATGGGAGTGCGGAGGAGGCACTGTGGACCCCGCAACAGTGGTTGTTCCAGGTGGCACCTCTCCACACCACAGGGCCAAACGTGGTTCTACAGAACTGTGGGGGTCTCACTGGATGGTGGGAGAGTTGGCCAGAAGTTCCTGTTTCCATAATCACAGAACAGCCATCTCCCGGGCAGGCAAACACAGCAcatccacagtgcctggcacacgcacgcacgtgcgcgcgcgcgcacacacacacacacaaacactcatgCACATTCACGGGAAGGCAATGGGGACTGCTGCATTCTGGGACCTGCAATCTCCAGAGGCCACCGAGGGACCTGGGACCTGTAGTCGGTTGCAGTGCATGCTAGGATTTGTAGTCCCAACTGTTTTTCCCCTTGGACTAAGCTTCTCAAAGGGCTGCCCTCTTCCTCCCACAGCTGTTCCCAACTAGGAAGTATCTTGGCCACATGTGGGTGGGCGTGTGTGAGCACTTCTCTTTCTCGGCTTGCCTCTTCCCTTGGACTCATCTCtgtcacacgcacacacacactcaaggcaGGGTATTGCAGGGTTCTCATTAACAGCTTTCTGCCCATTTCTTCTGGCTTGGAGCATGGCGGTTTCCCTCAGCAACCTAGCCCCACATTCTCCCGCATggtctcccccttccctcccagaGGCTCCCATACTCACCTTCCCCACCTAGTCCACTCAGGTGGCTGCCTGCACTGGAGCCAGAGAGGTTGGGGCGGGCAGGCTGGGGCCGGGGGCGTGGTGTGGGGGGGGCAGGAGCAGGCCCTGTGGCAGGACCCTCAGCACAGTCATCGCCTCCGTAGCCCTGACAGCACCTCCACTCCATATCTGTCACTGTCTTGTAGGCTGTGCGGTAGCGAGGACGGAGGAAGCTGCGGTACCTGGGAGAGGCAGAGGGAAGCCTCTTTACTTCTCCCAGCGTTGTGGGGGACCCTGGCTCCTGCCCTCAGAGCAGGACAGCTGCTAATGGGCAAGGCCTGTCCTTCAGGCTAGGTCTCCCTTACTGTCCAGCATGTGGCTTTGCTCAGTTGACAGCTGTCAGCTTACTGCCCAAGGGCCAAATCCCCATCCTTCCTCCCCTTGTCCTGTGCTGGAACCTTGGACCCCTCTTCTTGAGCATGGCCCAGCCCAGAGAAGGCTGGCAGGGAGGTCTATACAAGTTTGCCCTCAGGATCCCACCAGCTAAACTGTTGCCTCAGTATCTCCTCAAAATGGCTCTGGCCAAAGCCCCTGGTCCTGCCGCTTGCTAACAGCTGTGTACAAAATCCATGAGTTGGCCATCCACCTTCTGCCCTAGCCCAGCACCCCCAAATACCCATCCACCAGCACTGGGGCTCACATGATGCTGCGGGGACACTGGGGCTGGCCCCAGCCACAGGGCTGGTAGTCGGGCTTGACGAAGGTCTCCACTCCATCCTCAAGGACACAGCTCACTGTCCGGGTCACCACGTAGGCACACCAGTTCCTGCAGGCACAACCCTGCCTGGGCCCAAGGGCCAGAGACACATGCCCTAGAGGAGGGCCCAGGGGCTACcagaggggctgagggagggtcAAAAGATGAAGGGCCTCTGGGGACCAGTGGGAGTCAGGCTTTGGCAGGCGCAGCTCCCCCTACGCCTTCCTGTGCTGGACAAGTCCATAAAGACTTTTCAAGATGGAGAGAGGAGGTGTAGAATGGAAAACCACAACTAGGAGAAGTTGATTCTCATGGCTGGGGGGTCCTGGGAGCCTCTgcattcacacattcattcatgtCCCTTTGTGTCTCAATCCCCAGCTTGGGGTGGCCTGTGTAAGAGGGCTGGCCCAGTCCCTCTGGCAATCTCTGGGATGCTGGCTTCCACCCACCCCTCAGGGGAGCTGATAGGGCAGGCAGGGGTCCAGCTCAGGGTTAAGTAGAGAATGAGCCATTGATGAGCCCTGGCCCCTTGGGGCTTGCAGTTCTACACTCTTGGCCCCATTTATGCTGGCCTCTGATCTGTGTCCGGCTAGAGAACCGAAAGGAGCCAGGCAGGAGTGGGAGATTCCTGGATGGGGCCGAGGAAGCCCTACACAGGGATATTCGAGGATCCCAGGCTGCTACACAGCTGGCAGCTAGCAGGAAGGCCTTGTCCACACCCATTGGAGTAGTTTCCCTGGGCACCTAACTGCAGATCTCATGGGAAGGATGTGGGACCTAACTCTCCTGCAGTTAGATGGCAACTTATCTATTCAGGGGACCCTGGAAATGCCCTGCAGGAGGGTGGGCACGAGAAGCCACCTGATGGATGGGCTTCATCTCTCCATCTTCCCTGTACTAGATTTAGCCCAGGAGTGGGTAGCCAAGACCTCCTCTTCCCCACCGTCCCACCCACCTCCAGCCTTGGGCTGGGACCCAGACTCTTACCTATGGCGGCTGGCGGGCCGGGAGGCACTCTGGGCCTGGGGTCCACCAGGATTGAGGGCCCCGCCACCCCCTGTGTAGAGGCTGTAACCGCGAGGAGGGTAGCTAGCTGCTTCCACAGCCGCAGTCAGCAGGCAGAAGAGGTAGCAGCTCCAGAGGGTGCTGGGGGCCATGGTGGGGTGCTCCGTGGCGGCCCTCAGAGGCACATACTGGCCTGGGCACTGGCGGGGATGCCGCTACTCCAGGGACCACGCCCGTCAGGTCCCCAGCTTCCTGCCGGCAGCCCTCAGCCACACGCCTCCTCTTTGGCCACTGGGCCTGACCCTTCTCcccctcctctttcctcctcagGGTCCCGACCGTCCCTCCCTCGTTCCTTCCgctctcctcttctccccttcTGAGGGGAGCTTGTTGTCTGTGCCCCCTGGCCTCCTCCTGTGTCTGGTccctgcccagatgctgcttccTGGGCCTCCAAACCGTCACCCAGCTGGCCCTCCTCTCAGCTCTCTGTTTTCCCCAGTGATCAGATCCTGGGGGTGACAGGGCTTTGCCCCTGTGGCTGTTCAGAGGCGCAGAAGTGGCTGTGGGGCGGGCCctggcctcccgcctccctctcttcctcactgccctccctccccccctgTCTGGCTGGCGGTCcagcctcccccttcctcccccaacCTCTCCAACCATCGTGCGCCACATCTGCTTCTTGTTAACTccgggaaaaagagaaaaaaaaagtaaaaacagaaatatggaGTTGCCGCCGGGCTTGGGGCCAACCTCTCAGAATGGGCCACACGGAGCAGAGCCAGGGccggagctggggggaggccTGGGAGCTGGAGCCACAGTgctcctggggctggggcaggcctCCCCGGGGAGAGAGGCCCCGAGAGGAGCCCAGGGCCGGAGGAGGGCAGGGCCATAAAAGGGAGAACGGACTCACTCACCACCGGCTGGTGCAGTTGCCCCTTTtatagatgtgaaaactgaggcccagaactGGATGTGACCTGTCTGAGGTAACACAGCAAGTCGAGAGCAGGACTGAGATGAGAATCTAAATATTAGGTCAGCGACttgagaggaaggaggagaggagagagggctaCTGGGCCcgggggaaaaggaaaaggactcCACTGAGGCGGGCAGGTAATTCAGAGAAgccagaggagggagaaaggaaaacctGGAAAAGGCATGAACAGGCTTCTGTTGAGCATGGAGAAGAAAGATGTGGGCAGGAGGAGAAAGTCTCATTCTCAAAAGGCCAACTGGATTTGGGCCCTGGCTTGTCTTGGTGAAGGTCAGCCTATAAGTCAGGGAAGGAATGTAGATCAAATTTATCTATATAGCCCAAAGGAAGTCACTCCCCAGCCTGGAGACAAGTCTGAGAGCCTCTGTAGCAGGCCAGGTACTCAGTCATACTCAGCCATCAGCCTGACCCGAAAGCTCCTTGGAGATATCTGACTCAGTTGTTCTGGACCAGGTGTCCCTGTGTGGGGGTATGCTTGGGAGAGTGAAGCAGAAGAATGaggcagaagggagaggagggtgCTGCACCCTCACTGTGGAGGTCCCCAGGTAGGAGAGGCATGCGTAAGGCTCAGGAGGGGCGCGGGCCTGCTGGGGGATGGGCTGCACCGAACCAGACACTGCTGCAGGCAGGATGGACAGGGTGCCAAGGGCCGGGCAAGTAGGTATCGTGCTCCGGGTAAGAGGAGGGGAAAGTGGGCTGGCTGCTCGGGCGAGTCAGAGAAGAGCTACTGGAAGAGAGACCCTGAGCAGTGTCAGGGGAAGAATGTAAAGAACAGAGACGAGGGGCGAGGAGAAATTTCAGACTGGGGAAAGTGGtccgcctcagtttcctcatctgtaccatGGGAGTAATAGTAGTGCCCTTCTTCCTAGGTTTGTGAGGATTAGGTTATTATgtgtaaagcatttaaaatagtgCCTGGTGTGTGGCAAATGCTCAATGAATGTTAGTTCTTATTTGTGTCAGCATGAAGTGAAGAGAAGCTGATTGTGGGAAAATCAGGGAGAGGCTCAGAtgagtggttaagagcatgggttACAAGTGCTTGAGTAAGGGGTCAACACACGCAGAAAGAACACACTGTGGGCAAGAGGCCTAGGCAAGGTGTCAAGGCACAAGGACACTGGCTCCAGCTCCTCCTCAGAGCAGTGCTCCCACTGAGCAAATCCCATGGCTCCGCTGGGAGTCTGTTGTCTGTTAGTCATGTAAGGTCCCTTCCAAATTCTACACTGCAAAGTGATACAGACTTGGAAGAAAAGGCTGTGACTGCTTGGTGACTACCTGGGCAATGAGGGACCAGATGATGGGTGACACCAGAGAAGATTCCAGGGTTGAGCTAGGATGGGGAAGTTGAGAAGAGGAGCAGATttagaggaaagaaagatgatCTTAGTTTGGACATACTGAGTTTAAGATGAGAGTAACACATCTCAGGGGAAATAAATGTCTAGGAGATGATTGGAAATGTGGTCTTAATTCTGAGAACCATTTGCAGGGCAATGGTTGGAAGCCATGAGAATGGATGCCACCAGACCTTCAATGTGACTCTGAGTGATCTGCCTCAGAGGTTCTATGACCCAGAATGTGATCCTGATGGCTGGGAGCAATGTTGGTGAAAAAACAGGATGGTGCAAATGAATGCTGGAACCAACAGAAATGGAAATTTGTAAGTGCCCCTTAGAGGGATTAGCACACAGGGAGGTGTGGGATTAGCACACAGGGAGACTTGGAGGGAATGATCCTAGGAGAGCGTGATTTCAAAGTTGCTGTCATTGGAAGATTGCAGCTTTATCCCTGGTCACTGCATCAGCTCTAGGCCCTGGCCCTGGTCTTGGCAGGAAGCCAACCCACTTTCCTTCCAGGTTGCCGTGGCTGCTgctgtgggttttctttttctgctcttcTCTCGGGCATCTGGCAACCTGAAAAGTCATCCCAGCCATCTTGTCACTGCCCAGTTGTAACCATTTCTTTGCCTGCCCCCTTAAATTTAAAAGTCTGTTGTATTTTAAGTGTGTCAAGTCAAAAATATTGGCTTTGAAATATAATTGCAGTAGGTTGCATATCATTTAGTCCTGTAATTAGGAGCTATGACCTAGGAGTTGACATGAATATTTGTGAGATCTCAAAGAAGTCAGTGGCCCTGGGTTCCTTGGGGAAGACAATTCCTGATTCACCGGGGAGGCCTGAGGTGTTGGGCGAGCAGGCTGCAGTGGAGACTAAGGTTAGAGAGAATGTGGTAGTGGTATTAGCAATAGCCAGAGTTAAAAGCAATTGGCAAGAGAATTCCCGAGACCAAAAAAGGCTGAGTCCCTGGCGGCACAAGGACAAGATCTATTTTATAACTTCTTTAAGATAGGGGATTTCCAAGGGTCTAGGGCCAATGGGAAATTTTGGCTCTACTAGGCCAACTAATTCAGTCAATCATCACCAACAGAGCAATGAGCTTATGTGCCCAGAGCTAGGGGGCACCAAAAGCAAGGAGCCTTTTATGTCTAATGCCTTACGTCAGAGGGCTGAATATTGGGAGGGGGGAAAGGGGACTAATATGAATTGAGCCTTTAGATATGAAAACCCAGATAGGAATTCAAGCTCGTGGGGACTCCTGAGCAAATGTCTACTCCTGCTCCAAtgcatacatttttcttttccttccacagGTACAATGCTTTAGGAGCCAACCTTGCTGGGCTCAGGGCCCAGTCCCCCTTTCCCAGGTCTTGTTTCACTACTGAGCCTAATCCTGACCACGTCTTCTCCTTGAAAATGTCATACTAATCAGAGATTATGCTCCACACGTGCTCCCCAATCTGCTTTCTCCCCCACTTCCCCTAGGATGAGGCTTCTTCTCACTTCCTATATACTTCTCCACCCaagtttttttcaattttttaaaagtttttagatGAGTCTAGTTTAGTCCTAGAGACCATTTCCAATTTCAGTTGCTCCAGGCACTAAGCCAAATGACCCACTCGAAGCTGATAAAGACTCGCTGACCTGGGCACAGGAAGTTCTGGGAAGTGAAGGACATTTCTGGATGGCTCTAAAACAAATCCTTGTCCTCTTGATCCTGACCGTAGGATGACCTATTGAGTCCACAGTCTGACATGGAATCCCGAATGAAGAAAAGAGGATCGGAAGACACTGATTTGACCAGGATTCTACAATGAGTTGTAGAATCCTGGCCAAATCAATTACcttctgggccttagtttccttcTTTATAAAAGTATCTTGAAGGCCCCTTTCAGCTCTGACAGCCTAAGATACTTTGCACTGTGTCAGCTGGTTGCAGGACAGCCTTGGAATCTCAAGTGCTTCCAAGGTCTTCCCTCATGTCATATTCATACTAGAAAGTCTACTTTTCAGAGTCTAATTCTAGAGATCTAGTTCTGTCTCAAAAGTAGACCTAAGTGTCTGGTTGGACTTGGATCTGCTTCAAATTTCCAGGAGACACAAAGCATAATGTGTGTAATCTTTTAACTCTCATTCTTCAAGAGCAGAGCTGGGAACAGATTGCTCACTAAGGGACATGAAAAAGTATACATCTGGGGTTTCACTGTTTTGTGGAAGGGCTGGGATTCTACATAGGAAACTTCTGGGAAATACTGGATAGgcgctggggtggggcagggtggcaACTTGGGGGAGGCTAGGGGAACTACAGATTGTTAAAGGCTGAGTTAGGAGTCACTGGGCTGAAGCATGGAAAACAAACTGTTGATGGTCCCAGGCCAGGGGAACTCACTCTGGGATAGTGCACCCCAAGCACACAGGGCACACAGGCAGCAAGGTGGCCCCCTGACCCAGCTGTTCCAGCCCCACAGCAgcttctgtagttttctttggctcagagaagcagaggcaTCCCCTGAGCCCCGGCCCCCCTCTACCGCAAGCAACTGGCTTCCATTACCCCTGACAGCTCCAGAGCAACAGCCCAGCCCCCCGCCCCAGCCTGGCTCAGTGCCGTTCCCTTTTATGGTGAAGCTGAGAGAAAGGAGCGAGGGGGGAGTAGTTTCTGGCTGGGCAAAGGCTTGTAAAGCCCGAATGCCTCACCCTCAACCAGAGACCCTCGGACATCTACCACCATCATCATTCTTTCTCCTCAGTGACCAACTCTGCCTCCAATCCACAACACCTCTTGCCTGtcccaccccttcctcccctcccctcccctcccccttacATCCTGGGGGGTGATTTCCCACTTGGCCTAAGTCCCACGGTTTGGGTTTTGATTCCGGGAGGGTCCGCCCTATTTCCGACGCCCACCTCCGGGGGTGGGTGGAAGGAGGGAGCCCGGGTAAGGGCGGCAGGCACTGGTAAGATCATAGGCAGGAGGGCTCTACTAGGCGTATGTCGGGCAGAACAGAAAGGCTGGCGCTGAGGAGAGGAGCACCCAGCCGCCCCAGCCCTCTGCACCGCCTCTCACCTCTCTCCCCGCCGACGGTGCGGGGAAGGGACCCTGAGGGCAAGGCCCAAAGGAAGCACCTGGTTGGGCCGGGCGAGTTAGCACAGGGTGGGCAGCGGGAGGCCAGAGCAGGAAGGAGGGTCGGAGGCTAGGGGGTCAGGCCGGGCCTCCCGCCCTGCCCGGCCACCGCACCCTCGCCCTAGACCACTCCTCGGCCCCGGGTAAGAGGCCACAGGGTTGCTAACCGCGTCCCCAGCTGCGCCAGCTGCAAGCAGCTGCGCGGGGCCGGCCCGAGGAGCTTGTCTCGTCACCCGCGCACCCCTGAGGGCGGACCATCCTCCGGCAACCCAGTCCGAGGCCCCGCCCCTTGAAAAGGCGCCGCGGGGAGCAGGCGAGACGGCGGGGCTAGAGAGCCCGTTGGGGGCCCCCGCCGCACCGCGGAAGTATCCGGTTTGGGACTGGGCTGGCGATACAAACTTCCGGTCCAGGTCTACCTCGAG
This genomic interval from Manis javanica isolate MJ-LG chromosome 1, MJ_LKY, whole genome shotgun sequence contains the following:
- the EMILIN1 gene encoding EMILIN-1 isoform X4 gives rise to the protein MYRSFLRPRYRTAYKTVTDMEWRCCQGYGGDDCAEGPATGPAPAPPTPRPRPQPARPNLSGSSAGSHLSGLGGEGPGESEKVQQLEEQVQSLTKELQGLRGILQGLSGRLAEDVQKAVETAFNGRQQLADAAARPGVHETLNEIQQQLQLLDNRVSTHDQELGHLNNHHSGGGGGGGSRALDPAPLPPGHSEEPLRGLEQRLQESCSVCLAGLDGFRRQQQDDRERLRALEKLLASVEERQRQLAGQALGRRPPQECCPPELGRRLAELERRLDVVAGSVTVLSGRRATELGGAAGQGGHPPGYTSLASRLSRLEDRFNSTLGPSEEQEEGWPRHPGGLGRWLPAAHGQLEKLEGLLTNVSGELSGRLDLLEEQVAGAVQACGQLCSGSPGEQDSQVSEILSTLERRMLDSEGQLLLVGSGLHKVEVAGEAQQGALEGLQGVVGQLQGRVDAQDETAAEFTVQLNLTATRLGQLEDLLQARGDEGCGTCGGVQEELGRLRDGVERCSCPLLPPRGPGAGPGAGGPSRGPLDGFSVFGGSSGSALQALQGELSEVILTFSSLNDSLHELQTTVEGQGADLADLGATKDRIISEINRLQQEATEHVTESEERFRGLEEGQAQAGQCPSLEGRLGRLEGVCERLDTVAGGLQGLRDGLSRHVAGLWAGLRETNSTSQTQAALLEKLLGGQAGLGRRLGALNSSLLLLEDQLHQLGLRELTGPAGEAGPPGPPGVQGPPGPAGPPGLPGKDGPTGPIGPPGPQGEQGVEGAPAASVPRVAFSAALSLPRSEPGTVSFDRVLLNDGGYYDPETGVFTAPLAGRYLLSAVLTGHRHEKVEAVLSRSNLGVARIDSGGYEPEGLENKPIAESQPSPGALGVFSLILPLQAGDTVCIDLVMGQLAHSEEPLTIFSGALLYGDLELEQV
- the EMILIN1 gene encoding EMILIN-1 isoform X2; protein product: MAPSTLWSCYLFCLLTAAVEAASYPPRGYSLYTGGGGALNPGGPQAQSASRPASRHRNWCAYVVTRTVSCVLEDGVETFVKPDYQPCGWGQPQCPRSIMYRSFLRPRYRTAYKTVTDMEWRCCQGYGGDDCAEGPATGPAPAPPTPRPRPQPARPNLSGSSAGSHLSGLGGEGPGESEKVQQLEEQVQSLTKELQGLRGILQGLSGRLAEDVQKAVETAFNGRQQLADAAARPGVHETLNEIQQQLQLLDNRVSTHDQELGHLNNHHSGGGGGGGSRALDPAPLPPGHSEEPLRGLEQRLQESCSVCLAGLDGFRRQQQDDRERLRALEKLLASVEERQRQLAGQALGRRPPQECCPPELGRRLAELERRLDVVAGSVTVLSGRRATELGGAAGQGGHPPGYTSLASRLSRLEDRFNSTLGPSEEQEEGWPRHPGGLGRWLPAAHGQLEKLEGLLTNVSGELSGRLDLLEEQVAGAVQACGQLCSGSPGEQDSQVSEILSTLERRMLDSEGQLLLVGSGLHKVEVAGEAQQGALEGLQGVVGQLQGRVDAQDETAAEFTVQLNLTATRLGQLEDLLQARGDEGCGTCGGVQEELGRLRDGVERCSCPLLPPRGPGAGPGAGGPSRGPLDGFSVFGGSSGSALQALQGELSEVILTFSSLNDSLHELQTTVEGQGADLADLGATKDRIISEINRLQQEATEHVTESEERFRGLEEGQAQAGQCPSLEGRLGRLEGVCERLDTVAGGLQGLRDGLSRHVAGLWAGLRETNSTSQTQAALLEKLLGGQAGLGRRLGALNSSLLLLEDQLHQLGLRELTGPAGEAGPPGPPGVQGPPGPAGPPGLPGKDGPTGPIGPPGPQGEQGVEGAPAASVPRVAFSAALSLPRSEPGTVSFDRVLLNDGGYYDPETGVFTAPLAGRYLLSAVLTGHRHEKVEAVLSRSNLGVARIDSGGYEPEGLENKPIAESQPSPGALGVFSLILPLQAGDTVCIDLVMGQLAHSEEPLTIFSGALLYGDLELEQV
- the EMILIN1 gene encoding EMILIN-1 isoform X1, whose amino-acid sequence is MAPSTLWSCYLFCLLTAAVEAASYPPRGYSLYTGGGGALNPGGPQAQSASRPASRHRQGCACRNWCAYVVTRTVSCVLEDGVETFVKPDYQPCGWGQPQCPRSIMYRSFLRPRYRTAYKTVTDMEWRCCQGYGGDDCAEGPATGPAPAPPTPRPRPQPARPNLSGSSAGSHLSGLGGEGPGESEKVQQLEEQVQSLTKELQGLRGILQGLSGRLAEDVQKAVETAFNGRQQLADAAARPGVHETLNEIQQQLQLLDNRVSTHDQELGHLNNHHSGGGGGGGSRALDPAPLPPGHSEEPLRGLEQRLQESCSVCLAGLDGFRRQQQDDRERLRALEKLLASVEERQRQLAGQALGRRPPQECCPPELGRRLAELERRLDVVAGSVTVLSGRRATELGGAAGQGGHPPGYTSLASRLSRLEDRFNSTLGPSEEQEEGWPRHPGGLGRWLPAAHGQLEKLEGLLTNVSGELSGRLDLLEEQVAGAVQACGQLCSGSPGEQDSQVSEILSTLERRMLDSEGQLLLVGSGLHKVEVAGEAQQGALEGLQGVVGQLQGRVDAQDETAAEFTVQLNLTATRLGQLEDLLQARGDEGCGTCGGVQEELGRLRDGVERCSCPLLPPRGPGAGPGAGGPSRGPLDGFSVFGGSSGSALQALQGELSEVILTFSSLNDSLHELQTTVEGQGADLADLGATKDRIISEINRLQQEATEHVTESEERFRGLEEGQAQAGQCPSLEGRLGRLEGVCERLDTVAGGLQGLRDGLSRHVAGLWAGLRETNSTSQTQAALLEKLLGGQAGLGRRLGALNSSLLLLEDQLHQLGLRELTGPAGEAGPPGPPGVQGPPGPAGPPGLPGKDGPTGPIGPPGPQGEQGVEGAPAASVPRVAFSAALSLPRSEPGTVSFDRVLLNDGGYYDPETGVFTAPLAGRYLLSAVLTGHRHEKVEAVLSRSNLGVARIDSGGYEPEGLENKPIAESQPSPGALGVFSLILPLQAGDTVCIDLVMGQLAHSEEPLTIFSGALLYGDLELEQV
- the EMILIN1 gene encoding EMILIN-1 isoform X3 — encoded protein: MAPSTLWSCYLFCLLTAAVEAASYPPRGYSLYTGGGGALNPGGPQAQSASRPASRHRQGCACRNWCAYVVTRTVSCVLEDGVETFVKPDYQPCGWGQPQCPRSIMYRSFLRPRYRTAYKTVTDMEWRCCQGYGGDDCAEGPATGPAPAPPTPRPRPQPARPNLSGSSAGSHLSGLGGEGPGESEKVQQLEEQVQSLTKELQGLRGILQGLSGRLAEDVQKAVETAFNGRQQLADAAARPGVHETLNEIQQQLQLLDNRVSTHDQELGHLNNHHSGGGGGGGSRALDPAPLPPGHSEEPLRGLEQRLQESCSVCLAGLDGFRRQQQDDRERLRALEKLLASVEERQRQLAGQALGRRPPQECCPPELGRRLAELERRLDVVAGSVTVLSGRRATELGGAAGQGGHPPGYTSLASRLSRLEDRFNSTLGPSEEQEEGWPRHPGGLGRWLPAAHGQLEKLEGLLTNVSGELSGRLDLLEEQVAGAVQACGQLCSGSPGEQDSQVSEILSTLERRMLDSEGQLLLVGSGLHKVEVAGEAQQGALEGLQGVVGQLQGRVDAQDETAAEFTVQLNLTATRLGQLEDLLQARGDEGCGTCGGVQEELGRLRDGVERCSCPLLPPRGPGAGPGAGGPSRGPLDGFSVFGGSSGSALQALQGELSEVILTFSSLNDSLHELQTTVEGQGADLADLGATKDRIISEINRLQQEATEHVTESEERFRGLEEGQAQAGQCPSLEGRLGRLEGVCERLDTVAGGLQGLRDGLSRHVAGLWAGLRETNSTSQTQAALLEKLLGGQAGLGRRLGALNSSLLLLEDQLHQLGLRELTGPAGEAGPPGPPGVQGPPGPAGPPGLPGKDGPTGPIGPPGVEGAPAASVPRVAFSAALSLPRSEPGTVSFDRVLLNDGGYYDPETGVFTAPLAGRYLLSAVLTGHRHEKVEAVLSRSNLGVARIDSGGYEPEGLENKPIAESQPSPGALGVFSLILPLQAGDTVCIDLVMGQLAHSEEPLTIFSGALLYGDLELEQV